One Pullulanibacillus sp. KACC 23026 DNA segment encodes these proteins:
- the hutG gene encoding formimidoylglutamase, translated as MSKPPFLKSAGQTAFQDSMVTKFGDVLLPWDGQEGVKGFGLMGLPLSKTSISHSGASFAPESVRSVFKNMATYAVEQDIDLAAVPWTDLGDVQMHLTDMNESHNRIASTMNDVMTSNPELIPILIGGDHSVTASAFSGLSQALRKKAGIIQLDAHHDLRNVEDGGPSNGTPFRRLIETLNLDPRHLVQIGIRNFANSQEYSAYAREKGVTVFTMREIREKGIRTIGRQAYQKLAKEVEFIYVSVDMDVLDQAYAPGCPAILPGGMHPEDLFSALVYLGSQSLTKAIDLVEIDPKLDSRDQTSRMAVMAFLSFVLGKQLG; from the coding sequence ATGTCTAAACCTCCATTTTTAAAATCAGCGGGCCAGACAGCCTTTCAAGATTCGATGGTCACAAAATTTGGAGATGTTCTTCTACCGTGGGATGGTCAAGAAGGGGTAAAGGGCTTTGGGTTAATGGGTCTTCCTCTCTCCAAAACCTCTATCAGTCATTCAGGTGCCTCCTTTGCCCCAGAGTCAGTACGTTCAGTGTTTAAAAACATGGCCACCTATGCGGTTGAGCAGGATATAGATTTAGCTGCGGTACCTTGGACTGATCTTGGCGATGTGCAAATGCATTTAACGGACATGAACGAAAGTCATAATAGGATTGCCTCTACCATGAATGATGTCATGACGTCTAATCCAGAACTTATACCTATTCTAATTGGTGGGGATCATTCCGTAACAGCATCTGCTTTCTCTGGCTTATCACAAGCACTTAGAAAAAAGGCAGGCATCATTCAATTGGATGCCCATCATGATTTGAGGAATGTGGAAGACGGAGGACCCTCTAACGGTACTCCTTTTCGGCGTCTGATTGAAACCCTTAATTTAGATCCCCGGCACCTTGTTCAAATAGGCATCAGAAACTTTGCTAATAGCCAAGAGTATTCGGCTTATGCTCGTGAAAAAGGAGTTACTGTTTTTACGATGAGGGAGATTCGTGAAAAAGGCATACGAACCATTGGGCGGCAGGCTTATCAAAAACTGGCAAAAGAAGTCGAGTTTATCTACGTCTCGGTGGATATGGATGTATTAGATCAAGCTTATGCACCTGGTTGTCCGGCTATTCTGCCTGGTGGAATGCATCCGGAAGATTTATTTTCAGCCTTAGTCTATTTGGGATCACAGTCTTTAACGAAAGCGATCGACCTGGTTGAAATTGATCCAAAATTAGATAGTCGTGATCAAACAAGCCGAATGGCAGTGATGGCGTTTTTATCATTTGTTTTGGGGAAACAGCTGGGCTAG
- the ltaE gene encoding low-specificity L-threonine aldolase: MIDLRSDTVTKPTEEMRRAMYEAEVGDDVYGEDPTLNELEEMAADILGKEAALFVTSGTQGNQVAVLTHCRPGQEIILEENAHIYVYEGGAISALAGVQPKLVTGIHGSLQAEDVERAIRGEDIHEPETGLIAIENTHNRAGGSIIPLEDMKRVYTVAQQNGIPVHLDGARLFNAVVQSGHSAKEFARETTTVQICLSKGLGSPVGSLIAGDQAFINRARKWRKRLGGGLRQAGILAAAGLVSLTKMVDRLSEDHERAQRLARALAEVEGYEISNNVDTNIVMLDVSNTSLSAKQIVEEVKKEGVLASVFGPSTIRLTTHYDISDLDIDKAITVFQNLSRKLN, encoded by the coding sequence ATGATTGATTTGCGAAGTGATACCGTCACAAAACCAACAGAAGAGATGAGACGAGCTATGTATGAAGCAGAGGTGGGAGATGATGTGTACGGCGAAGATCCCACTTTGAATGAGTTAGAGGAGATGGCAGCTGATATTTTGGGAAAAGAGGCGGCTCTTTTTGTCACAAGCGGGACTCAAGGCAATCAGGTTGCCGTTTTGACGCACTGCCGGCCAGGACAAGAGATCATCTTGGAAGAGAATGCTCATATCTATGTTTACGAAGGGGGCGCGATTTCGGCGCTTGCGGGTGTACAACCAAAATTAGTAACAGGGATTCACGGAAGTCTTCAAGCAGAAGACGTTGAAAGAGCTATTCGCGGCGAAGATATTCACGAACCAGAAACGGGTTTGATTGCTATCGAAAACACGCATAATCGAGCAGGTGGGAGCATCATTCCTCTTGAAGACATGAAACGTGTTTATACGGTTGCTCAACAAAACGGGATACCCGTTCATTTAGATGGGGCGCGTTTGTTCAATGCCGTCGTTCAATCGGGTCATTCCGCAAAAGAGTTTGCCAGAGAGACCACAACGGTTCAAATTTGCCTTTCTAAAGGTCTCGGTTCACCTGTTGGTTCACTTATTGCAGGTGACCAAGCCTTTATTAATCGGGCAAGAAAATGGCGTAAACGGCTTGGCGGTGGTCTTCGTCAGGCGGGGATATTAGCAGCGGCAGGACTTGTTTCCTTGACAAAGATGGTCGATCGATTAAGTGAGGATCATGAGCGGGCTCAACGTCTTGCTAGAGCATTAGCAGAAGTTGAAGGTTACGAAATTAGTAATAATGTGGATACGAATATTGTGATGCTGGATGTCTCAAACACGTCTCTGAGTGCTAAGCAAATCGTCGAAGAAGTCAAGAAAGAGGGAGTTTTGGCTTCTGTCTTTGGACCTTCTACAATAAGACTTACCACACACTATGACATTAGTGATCTTGATATCGATAAAGCCATTACCGTTTTTCAAAACCTTTCACGAAAATTAAACTAG
- the hutI gene encoding imidazolonepropionase translates to MYDLLIENIGQLLTMEGPNRPRKGREMGQITVKDNAALAVEQGKVAWIGSAEEAHSLKASRTMNAKSQLVTPGLVEPHTHLVFGGTRENEVALKQKGFSYLEILERGGGILSTVRATRAASLEELVKKANRSLDRFLSFGVTTLEAKSGYGLDKKTELKQLEAIKALNSHPIELVSTFLGAHAVPLEFKGNTKGFLKEMEDLLDEIKSQNLAEFVDIFCESGVFSVEESRAYLARAKEKGFGIKIHADELYPLGGTELAIDLEAVSADHLVAISEKGIQQLAESKTIATLLPGTTFYLGKDHYAPGRSIIDCGGAVTLSTDFNPGSSVTENLQLIMSLALLKMNLTPEEIWNAVTVNAAFAIGRGDVAGQLAVGRPADFVIWDAENYVYVPYHYGVSHTQFVFKNGNCVYERSSGYV, encoded by the coding sequence ATGTACGATCTGTTAATTGAAAACATTGGACAGCTATTAACTATGGAAGGACCGAATCGACCTAGAAAAGGCAGAGAAATGGGCCAAATCACGGTTAAAGATAACGCTGCACTTGCTGTTGAGCAAGGAAAGGTGGCATGGATTGGGTCAGCAGAGGAGGCACACTCCCTTAAAGCCTCCCGAACAATGAACGCCAAAAGCCAGCTGGTAACACCGGGACTAGTGGAGCCCCATACACATCTAGTTTTTGGGGGAACTCGTGAGAATGAGGTAGCTCTTAAGCAAAAGGGGTTTTCATATTTAGAGATTCTTGAAAGAGGTGGCGGCATTCTTTCAACGGTTCGGGCAACACGAGCAGCTTCTTTGGAGGAATTAGTAAAAAAAGCTAACCGTTCACTCGATCGATTTTTGTCCTTTGGGGTGACGACATTAGAAGCCAAAAGCGGCTACGGTCTTGATAAAAAAACAGAACTAAAGCAATTAGAGGCCATAAAGGCTCTAAATAGTCATCCCATTGAGCTTGTTTCCACTTTTCTTGGGGCTCATGCGGTTCCGCTTGAATTTAAAGGGAACACAAAGGGATTTTTAAAGGAAATGGAAGATTTATTGGATGAAATCAAGTCACAAAATCTAGCGGAATTTGTTGATATATTTTGTGAGTCAGGTGTTTTTTCCGTTGAGGAGTCAAGAGCCTATCTAGCGCGAGCCAAGGAAAAAGGGTTTGGTATCAAAATTCATGCCGATGAACTCTATCCTTTAGGCGGTACGGAGCTTGCGATTGATCTAGAGGCGGTGTCAGCCGATCATTTAGTTGCCATAAGTGAAAAGGGAATTCAACAGCTGGCAGAGAGTAAGACCATTGCTACCCTACTTCCAGGGACGACCTTTTACCTAGGTAAAGATCATTATGCTCCGGGGCGGTCGATTATTGACTGCGGAGGGGCCGTCACTTTATCGACTGATTTCAATCCAGGTAGCTCTGTTACAGAAAATCTTCAGCTCATCATGAGTCTCGCTCTGCTTAAAATGAATCTGACACCAGAGGAAATTTGGAATGCCGTGACAGTCAACGCTGCCTTTGCAATTGGAAGAGGGGATGTCGCTGGTCAGCTTGCTGTTGGACGACCGGCGGACTTCGTCATTTGGGATGCCGAGAATTATGTGTATGTTCCTTACCATTATGGTGTTTCTCATACTCAATTTGTTTTCAAAAACGGAAATTGTGTGTACGAGAGGAGCAGTGGATATGTCTAA
- the ytkD gene encoding RNA deprotection pyrophosphohydrolase, with amino-acid sequence MVMSIDQYEFVDYYENPVLLSFENHPFDSYPKHVWVICRFKDQWLLTRHPRRGWEFPGGKVEEGETPEEAAIREVNEETGARVGSIQYIGQYKVDGKSGTIVKNVYYAEISEVKAKKDYMETNGPVFIHTLPRDIQNNDTYSFMMKDDVLRLSMQYIYNEIFSRK; translated from the coding sequence ATGGTTATGAGCATAGATCAATATGAATTTGTAGACTACTATGAAAACCCTGTTTTATTATCGTTTGAGAATCACCCTTTTGATTCTTATCCCAAGCATGTTTGGGTGATTTGTCGGTTCAAGGATCAGTGGCTGTTAACGCGTCATCCAAGACGAGGTTGGGAATTTCCCGGAGGCAAAGTGGAGGAAGGGGAAACTCCAGAAGAAGCGGCGATCCGAGAAGTCAATGAAGAGACGGGGGCTCGTGTTGGTTCCATACAGTATATCGGACAATATAAAGTAGATGGAAAAAGCGGAACGATCGTCAAAAATGTTTATTATGCCGAAATCAGCGAAGTAAAGGCAAAGAAAGACTATATGGAAACAAATGGACCCGTATTCATTCATACCCTGCCTAGGGATATTCAAAACAATGACACGTATTCTTTCATGATGAAAGACGACGTACTGCGGCTAAGTATGCAGTATATCTACAATGAAATATTTAGCAGAAAATAA
- a CDS encoding Fur-regulated basic protein FbpA — MLKENMLRQAVEMRRQHLISCLTALSVNDETPFEELTLSELEREWHYYLNDLNQEVN; from the coding sequence ATGCTGAAAGAGAATATGCTGAGGCAAGCGGTGGAAATGAGAAGACAGCATTTGATTTCCTGTCTCACGGCTTTGTCTGTCAATGATGAGACGCCATTTGAAGAGCTTACATTATCGGAGCTAGAACGTGAGTGGCATTATTATCTAAATGACCTTAATCAGGAAGTCAATTAG
- a CDS encoding fumarylacetoacetate hydrolase family protein has product MKYCRFRIQGDIKYGMIDADKVVEMTGHYLEQTSTPTDQVYPLNDVELLAPVEPKQLVAIGLNYVDHAKEQNMDLPKEPMMFMLSPSAIIGPNEPIKLAREKHRIDYEAELAIIIGRQAYQVSEENANDVIFGFTISNDVSDRDLQDLDKQFTRAKSFATYKPLGPVVETQLHPESVRIQLTQNGELKQNGSTQDLIHSIPKVIAAITEVMTLYPGDVVLTGTPAGVGPLSSGDEIEITIEGIGTLTNPVQ; this is encoded by the coding sequence ATGAAATATTGCCGATTCCGAATACAGGGCGACATTAAGTACGGTATGATCGATGCTGATAAAGTGGTTGAGATGACGGGGCATTACTTAGAGCAGACAAGCACGCCGACCGATCAAGTATATCCATTGAATGACGTTGAATTATTAGCTCCAGTGGAACCGAAGCAGCTTGTCGCAATCGGATTGAATTATGTGGATCATGCCAAAGAACAGAATATGGATTTGCCAAAAGAACCCATGATGTTCATGCTTTCTCCAAGTGCCATTATTGGACCTAATGAACCGATCAAATTGGCCCGTGAAAAGCATCGAATTGACTATGAAGCAGAGCTTGCGATTATTATTGGAAGACAAGCTTATCAGGTTTCTGAGGAGAACGCGAATGACGTAATATTTGGTTTTACGATAAGCAATGATGTGTCCGATCGGGATTTGCAAGATCTAGATAAGCAATTTACAAGGGCTAAATCCTTTGCTACTTATAAACCATTAGGTCCAGTTGTGGAAACTCAGCTGCACCCAGAGTCAGTAAGAATACAGCTTACGCAAAATGGCGAGCTCAAACAGAATGGCAGCACCCAGGATCTGATCCACTCCATTCCTAAGGTGATTGCTGCTATTACAGAAGTGATGACGTTATATCCAGGAGATGTTGTTTTAACAGGAACACCAGCAGGGGTTGGACCGCTTTCTTCAGGCGATGAAATCGAGATCACGATTGAAGGGATTGGAACGCTTACCAACCCTGTTCAATAA
- the pckA gene encoding phosphoenolpyruvate carboxykinase (ATP), with protein sequence MTAPNTLVNASTARLVEESLLCGEGQLSQNGALSVDTGKYTGRSPKDKFIVKEPSSEKQIDWSANQAFSEEDFDLLYAKVLTYLKDVPRRYIFRGFAGSDPASRLAIQVVNERAWHNLFAQLLFIQSEEADLDCFQDPFTVLHAPGFKADPQTDGTSSEAFIIISFEKRLILIGGTEYAGEIKKSIFTVMNFLLPEQTILSMHCSANIGKAGDVALFFGLSGTGKTTLSNDPNRQLIGDDEHGWSDQGLFNIEGGCYAKTIHLSKQKEPIIWNAIRFGAVLENVALDEATRIPDYSDGSLTENTRAAYSLSHLENVFSHRLAPHPTTIIFLTADAFGVLPPISKLTKEQAIYHFLSGYTSKLAGTERGITLPEATFSTCFGQPFLPLSPTVYAEALGKKIEQFEADVYLINTGWTGGPYGVGSRINLAYTRSMIEAALSKALDQATWTEAPLFNLRIPLTCPNVPSHVLNPETAWSDSEAYLEAAHHLAQKFIANFKRFDDLPPEIEAAGPHLS encoded by the coding sequence ATGACTGCCCCCAACACATTGGTTAACGCCTCAACAGCCAGGCTTGTTGAAGAATCCCTTCTATGCGGAGAAGGGCAATTAAGTCAGAATGGAGCTCTTTCGGTTGATACTGGCAAATACACAGGACGCTCCCCCAAAGATAAATTTATCGTAAAAGAGCCATCATCAGAGAAGCAAATCGATTGGTCCGCCAATCAAGCCTTTAGCGAAGAGGATTTTGATCTTCTTTATGCTAAAGTATTAACTTACTTGAAAGATGTTCCTAGACGCTATATTTTCAGAGGTTTTGCAGGCAGTGACCCGGCTTCACGACTCGCCATTCAAGTCGTTAATGAACGGGCTTGGCACAATTTATTTGCCCAGCTTCTTTTTATCCAGTCGGAAGAGGCTGATCTTGATTGCTTTCAGGATCCTTTTACCGTTCTTCATGCTCCCGGATTTAAAGCCGATCCCCAAACGGATGGCACATCTTCTGAAGCTTTTATTATCATTTCATTTGAAAAACGACTCATTTTAATTGGCGGGACCGAATATGCGGGTGAGATCAAAAAATCAATTTTTACCGTAATGAATTTCCTTTTGCCGGAGCAAACTATTTTATCCATGCACTGCTCCGCAAATATTGGAAAAGCAGGGGATGTCGCCTTATTTTTTGGCCTATCAGGGACAGGTAAAACCACCTTATCCAATGACCCCAATCGTCAATTAATTGGGGATGATGAGCATGGTTGGAGTGACCAAGGCCTATTTAATATTGAAGGGGGATGCTATGCCAAAACCATCCACCTTTCGAAGCAGAAAGAGCCGATCATTTGGAATGCCATTCGATTTGGAGCGGTCCTTGAGAATGTCGCTCTTGATGAAGCAACAAGAATTCCGGATTATAGTGATGGATCACTGACGGAAAACACGCGGGCGGCCTATAGTCTGTCACATCTTGAGAATGTGTTCAGTCACAGGCTTGCTCCTCATCCGACGACTATTATTTTCTTAACTGCTGATGCATTTGGTGTTCTTCCGCCGATTAGTAAACTCACAAAAGAACAAGCGATCTATCACTTTCTCTCAGGATACACCAGCAAATTAGCCGGAACAGAGCGCGGCATCACGCTTCCAGAAGCGACCTTCTCAACTTGCTTTGGTCAGCCTTTTCTGCCGCTTTCTCCTACGGTGTACGCTGAAGCTCTTGGGAAGAAGATTGAGCAGTTTGAAGCCGACGTCTATCTTATCAATACAGGCTGGACAGGCGGCCCTTACGGAGTCGGATCGCGAATTAACCTAGCTTATACGCGCTCCATGATTGAAGCCGCCTTAAGTAAGGCATTGGATCAGGCGACTTGGACAGAAGCCCCCCTCTTTAACTTGCGCATTCCTCTGACCTGTCCGAATGTCCCGTCTCATGTTTTGAATCCTGAGACGGCCTGGTCTGATTCAGAAGCCTATTTAGAAGCCGCTCATCACCTCGCCCAAAAATTCATCGCCAATTTTAAACGATTTGACGATCTGCCTCCTGAGATAGAAGCCGCTGGGCCTCATCTCTCATAA